The following are encoded together in the Pygocentrus nattereri isolate fPygNat1 chromosome 3, fPygNat1.pri, whole genome shotgun sequence genome:
- the zgc:174935 gene encoding uncharacterized protein zgc:174935: MRSQAFLLTVLVVCSLGLAGYVHHKRKEEVKLVKHASFQNVKHRVTSDVLREYMSHVVESNSLLDKTNKQIVDLTAEVKEAQEASDAKRGLVETCTGDLKHITDEIAGIDTEKNNADEEFKKKKANLQEQIGNLKKEVEQHSKVCDYIKKDSDEGRKLCGLEALPKEPVAKEDKKEEPPKDDKKEEPPKEDKKEEPPK; the protein is encoded by the exons ATGAGGAGCCAGGCTTTCCTGTTGactgtgttggtggtgtgtaGCCTGGGCCTCGCAGGCTACGTTCACCacaagagaaaggaagaggtcAAATTAGTCAAACACGCCTCTTTCCAAAACGTCAAGCACCGGGTAACCAGCGACGTGCTGCGGGAGTACATGTCCCATGTGGTGGAGTCGAACTCCCTGCTGGACAAGACCAATAAACAGATTGTCGACCTCACTGCTGAAGTGAAAGAAGCGCAAGAGGCCTCAGATGCGAAGCGAGGTCTAGTGGAGACTTGCACCGGTGACCTG AAACATATAACCGATGAAATTGCGGGCATAGACACTGAGAAGAACAACGCTGATG AGGAGTTTAAGAAGAAGAAGGCCAACTTGCAGGAGCAGATAGGCAACCTTAAAAAGGAAGTGGAGCAACACAGCAAAGTGTGTGACTACATCAAAAAGGACTCTGACGAGGGGAG GAAACTGTGTGGCTTGGAGGCTCTTCCAAAAGAGCCTGTTGCTAAGGAAGACAAGAAAGAAGAGCCGCCTAAGGACGACAAAAAAGAAGAGCCGCCTAaggaagacaaaaaagaagagccACCTAAATAA